A genomic region of Microlunatus sagamiharensis contains the following coding sequences:
- a CDS encoding extracellular solute-binding protein produces MDPRTTRRGFLGLGLSAAALGTLAACGGSAPTQTGAGGSGAGAGTGGGDGKNATHWFLTGQPGQGIRENTVKRFNEANPDTKIDYTEFQNDAYKTKISTAIGAGQGPTIIWGWGGGTLRGYAENNEVEDLTSWFDQNQAVKDRLFPSAFPAGTVDGKIYAMPAETVAPIVMYYNKQVFEKVGAQPPATWNDVMALVDKFNGAGIAPFSLGGQSRWTNMMWLEFLLDRIGGPEVFERAFKGETDAWSDPSVTDMLTKIQDLVKAGGFIKGFSSITADSNADLALLYTGKTAMMLHGAWTYGTMKSDGGNFVKDGHLGFMNFPTVDGGKGDPSNTVGNPGQYLSISSKATDAQKETAKKFFATAVLSDAEVGEWVENGNVPIVKGADSKFTGSDTEFLKFIYDTASNAKVFAQSWDQALPPSAAETLLDNIAKLFQLSITPEQWVESMNKATNK; encoded by the coding sequence GTGGATCCCAGAACGACCCGACGAGGCTTTCTCGGACTGGGCCTGAGCGCTGCTGCGCTCGGGACCCTCGCCGCCTGTGGCGGCTCCGCCCCGACCCAGACCGGTGCCGGTGGCAGCGGTGCGGGGGCCGGCACCGGCGGCGGTGACGGCAAGAACGCCACCCACTGGTTCCTCACCGGCCAGCCCGGTCAGGGCATCCGTGAGAACACGGTCAAGCGCTTCAACGAGGCGAACCCCGACACCAAGATCGACTACACCGAGTTCCAGAACGACGCGTACAAGACCAAGATCAGCACCGCCATCGGTGCCGGGCAGGGCCCTACGATCATCTGGGGCTGGGGCGGCGGCACGCTGCGCGGCTACGCGGAGAACAACGAGGTCGAGGACCTGACGTCGTGGTTCGACCAGAACCAGGCGGTCAAGGACCGGCTGTTCCCGTCCGCCTTCCCGGCGGGCACCGTCGACGGCAAGATCTACGCGATGCCGGCCGAGACCGTCGCGCCGATCGTCATGTACTACAACAAGCAGGTCTTCGAGAAGGTCGGCGCGCAGCCGCCGGCGACGTGGAACGACGTCATGGCCCTCGTCGACAAGTTCAACGGCGCGGGCATCGCCCCGTTCTCGCTGGGCGGCCAGTCGCGCTGGACCAACATGATGTGGCTGGAGTTCCTCCTCGACCGCATCGGCGGCCCGGAGGTCTTCGAGCGCGCGTTCAAGGGCGAGACCGACGCCTGGTCCGACCCGTCCGTCACCGACATGCTGACCAAGATCCAGGACCTGGTGAAGGCAGGAGGCTTCATCAAGGGCTTCTCCTCGATCACCGCCGACTCCAACGCCGACCTCGCCCTCCTCTACACGGGCAAGACCGCGATGATGCTGCACGGTGCGTGGACCTACGGGACGATGAAGTCCGACGGCGGCAACTTCGTCAAGGACGGCCACCTCGGCTTCATGAACTTCCCGACCGTCGACGGCGGGAAGGGCGACCCGAGCAACACCGTCGGCAACCCGGGCCAGTACCTCTCGATCTCCTCCAAGGCGACGGACGCGCAGAAGGAGACCGCGAAGAAGTTCTTCGCGACCGCCGTGCTGTCCGACGCCGAGGTCGGCGAGTGGGTCGAGAACGGCAACGTGCCGATCGTCAAGGGCGCGGACTCCAAGTTCACGGGTAGCGACACCGAGTTCCTGAAGTTCATCTACGACACCGCCAGCAACGCCAAGGTGTTCGCCCAGTCGTGGGACCAGGCGCTGCCGCCGTCGGCCGCCGAGACCCTCCTGGACAACATCGCGAAGCTCTTCCAGCTCTCGATCACCCCCGAGCAGTGGGTCGAGAGCATGAACAAGGCCACCAACAAGTGA
- a CDS encoding glycoside hydrolase family 3 N-terminal domain-containing protein, which yields MTRTSTVPAPAEVQDRWRRSDLPVAERVDALMAELTLEEKVGQLGSRWLGREDHDADDSDFAPVGGEAGAAADSDEANGADEADASRNVAPMQEQFSTGPGLEEASRHGLGHLTRIYGSTPVTPAQGAAELVRQQRVVLGQSRLGIPAVVHEECLTGFTTLGATVYPSALAWAATFDPDLVQEMAGAIGSDMAALGVHHGLSPVLDVVRDYRWGRVEETLGEDPYLVSLMGAAYVRGLQGAGVLATLKHFAGYSASRGARNHGPVPMGRRELADVVLPPFEAALRAGAASVMNSYSDVDGVPAGGDRWLLTELLRDAWGFEGTVVSDYWAVPFLASTHGVATDAEEAGVQALEAGIDVELPDTAGYGQHLVGRVRRGELDEALVDTAVRRVLTQKVALGLLDEGWTPEATVLDAADHDLDSPRNRDVARRLAEESVVLLDAGTALPLTGEGRPALGRLAVVGPCADDARTFMGCYSFPNHVLPLYPDLDLGTGVAVPTALEALRSELEGVEVAYAQGCAVTGDDRSGLDAAVAAARDADVCVALVGDLAGLFGRGTSGEGCDAEDLRLPGLQGELLEALLGTGTPVVVVVVSGRPYALGAYADRAAALVQAFMPGEEGGPALAGVLGGRVDPSGRLPVQVPQGPGAQPGTYLQPVLGAVKSGASNLDPTPLFPFGHGRAYTSFALDEARASAAEIPTDGELTASVTVRNTGLRRGTEVVQLYLHDPVASVVRPVRQLAGFARVDLEPGASAEVVFTVHADLTSFTGRDLRRRVEPGEIEVQIGTSAGDLPFRLPVRLTGPVRSAGHDRRLVSTVEQHRPKDDGHRHR from the coding sequence ATGACGCGGACCAGCACGGTGCCGGCACCCGCCGAGGTCCAGGATCGCTGGCGGCGGAGCGACCTCCCGGTGGCGGAGCGGGTCGACGCGCTGATGGCCGAGCTGACCCTCGAGGAGAAGGTCGGCCAGCTGGGCAGCCGGTGGCTCGGGCGCGAGGACCACGACGCCGACGACTCCGACTTCGCCCCCGTGGGCGGCGAGGCCGGCGCGGCGGCGGACTCGGACGAGGCGAACGGCGCGGACGAGGCGGACGCCTCGCGCAACGTCGCCCCGATGCAGGAGCAGTTCTCCACCGGCCCTGGCCTGGAGGAGGCCAGCCGCCACGGGCTCGGGCACCTCACCCGGATCTACGGCAGCACGCCCGTGACCCCGGCCCAGGGGGCGGCCGAGCTGGTGCGCCAGCAGCGCGTCGTCCTCGGGCAGTCCCGCCTGGGCATCCCCGCGGTCGTGCACGAGGAGTGCCTGACCGGCTTCACCACCCTGGGTGCCACGGTCTACCCCTCCGCGCTCGCCTGGGCGGCGACGTTCGACCCCGACCTCGTCCAGGAGATGGCGGGCGCCATCGGCTCCGACATGGCCGCCCTCGGCGTCCACCACGGGCTGTCGCCGGTGCTCGACGTGGTCCGCGACTACCGCTGGGGCCGGGTCGAGGAGACGCTGGGGGAGGACCCGTACCTCGTCTCGCTGATGGGGGCCGCGTACGTGCGCGGGCTCCAGGGCGCCGGCGTGCTCGCCACGCTCAAGCACTTCGCGGGTTACTCCGCCTCGCGGGGCGCCCGCAACCACGGGCCGGTGCCGATGGGCCGGCGCGAGCTGGCCGACGTCGTGCTGCCGCCCTTCGAGGCGGCGCTGCGGGCGGGGGCGGCCTCGGTCATGAACTCCTACAGCGACGTCGACGGCGTCCCCGCCGGCGGCGACCGCTGGCTGCTGACCGAGCTGCTGCGCGACGCGTGGGGCTTCGAGGGCACGGTCGTCTCCGACTACTGGGCGGTCCCGTTCCTCGCCTCCACCCACGGGGTCGCGACCGACGCCGAGGAGGCGGGGGTGCAGGCGCTCGAGGCCGGCATCGACGTCGAGCTGCCCGACACCGCCGGCTACGGCCAGCACCTCGTCGGGCGCGTCCGCCGCGGTGAGCTGGACGAGGCGCTGGTCGACACCGCCGTGCGCCGGGTGCTGACGCAGAAGGTCGCGCTCGGTCTGCTGGACGAGGGCTGGACGCCGGAGGCCACCGTCCTCGACGCCGCCGACCACGACCTCGACAGCCCGCGCAACCGCGACGTCGCCCGCCGGCTCGCGGAGGAGTCGGTGGTGCTGCTCGACGCGGGCACCGCGCTGCCCCTGACCGGGGAGGGCCGTCCGGCGCTGGGCCGGCTCGCCGTGGTCGGGCCGTGCGCCGACGACGCGCGGACCTTCATGGGCTGCTACTCCTTCCCCAACCACGTCCTGCCGCTCTACCCCGACCTCGACCTGGGGACCGGGGTCGCGGTCCCGACGGCGCTCGAGGCGCTGCGCTCCGAGCTCGAGGGGGTCGAGGTCGCGTACGCCCAGGGCTGCGCGGTCACCGGTGACGACCGCTCGGGGCTGGACGCGGCGGTGGCGGCCGCCCGGGACGCCGACGTCTGCGTCGCGCTGGTCGGCGACCTCGCCGGCCTCTTCGGCCGAGGCACCTCCGGCGAGGGCTGCGACGCGGAGGACCTCCGTCTCCCCGGCCTGCAGGGCGAGCTGCTCGAGGCGCTCCTGGGCACCGGCACGCCGGTGGTCGTGGTGGTCGTCTCGGGCCGCCCGTACGCGCTCGGCGCGTACGCCGACCGCGCGGCCGCGCTCGTGCAGGCCTTCATGCCCGGCGAGGAGGGCGGTCCGGCCCTGGCCGGTGTGCTGGGCGGGCGGGTCGACCCGAGCGGGCGGCTCCCCGTGCAGGTGCCGCAGGGGCCGGGCGCGCAGCCGGGCACCTACCTGCAGCCGGTGCTTGGCGCCGTGAAGTCGGGGGCGAGCAACCTCGACCCCACGCCGCTGTTCCCCTTCGGCCACGGCCGGGCGTACACGAGCTTCGCCCTCGACGAGGCGCGCGCGAGCGCGGCGGAGATCCCGACCGACGGCGAGCTGACCGCGTCGGTGACCGTCCGCAACACGGGTCTGCGCCGGGGCACCGAGGTCGTCCAGCTCTACCTGCACGACCCGGTGGCGTCGGTGGTGCGGCCGGTGCGCCAGCTCGCCGGCTTCGCGCGCGTCGACCTGGAGCCAGGGGCGTCCGCGGAGGTCGTCTTCACCGTGCACGCCGACCTGACCTCGTTCACCGGCCGCGACCTGCGCCGGCGGGTCGAGCCGGGGGAGATCGAGGTCCAGATCGGCACGTCGGCAGGAGATCTGCCGTTCCGGCTCCCGGTACGGTTGACCGGCCCGGTCCGCAGCGCGGGGCACGACCGGCGCCTCGTCAGCACCGTCGAGCAGCACCGCCCCAAGGACGACGGTCATCGGCACCGGTGA